DNA sequence from the Numenius arquata chromosome 13, bNumArq3.hap1.1, whole genome shotgun sequence genome:
atgcaaattaaaaattactaatcTGAAGGTGAGAACGATTTTGTCCCTTGGTTTCAGTATGGGATGCTGTCATATCCCTTGGTATCCATCAGCTAAACATGtttgggagatttttttctttggagagtCTACATTGGGAATTTGAAGTTTTCTAGAAGAAAAGAGTCAGAAAAGAAAGTAGGCTGCCTCCTGGAGAGAGAaatagagaagaattttttttgcaTCAAAGATGTGAGTTTTACAACAGAAGAAATACTAGAGAAACTCAGGCTCCAGCTGTTGTGCTGGAAGTATGTGAGCAGTgtcagcagggaggggaagaagcaggGACGAGACACCAACGGGCAATGTGAACGTTGTCATCCACTGGGGCGTTTCACTACTGTcgctgaaacaaatgaaaaaacaatttCAGCATGTGGGTCTTGCAAATGTACTCCAGCAGATCCTTCCTGAAGATTTCTGGAGAGGACACTGGGAAATAAAGATAGTTGTGCTAAGGAATTGGGTAGTTTCTGTGCTATCTGAAGTGGTGCTTGAGGGGTAAAACTGGCAAAGTTGGATGAAGTAATTTTACAGTCTGAAAATAGCTTCACTTGGACAATTTGAGATAGAGTTTGTGGTTTGCAGAGGGGTAAGCAGGGCAGTTCACTGTTAGATTTTTCTGGAATAAATCACAATATTCTTTATATGCCAAGGCTGATGAAGGGAGTGTCTCTGCTATGGGTAGGTGTCGTTGCAAAATAGGAGTAACATTCTGGGAAGTGCATCCCATTATAAGAGTGTTAATACAGCAGGATGCTGTGGATGCCAGGTCAGCCTTTGTACAGCTTTTTATTGTATCCTACTTTCATCATCATTATTGTCCTCTGAAATCACCTTAATTTTTGCTTACAATCTGTAAGTGGGAATTAGGTATGTTTTCTATCGGCACCAATCTGTACTGAGATTGAGAGAGAAGTAGCTAAAAGAACAACTTAATGATTATTTTGAGGCAGGCTGGACTTTATCAGCCtaggaattgtttttttttttcacatggacATGGGCTGAATCTCTGAGGAAGACAAAAACAAGTATCCTGAGCATCTCATTATTTTATTGCtgattccccatttttctggatttcaatatttcacttttttttggttAAAGTATGAAGTTAATGGTGGTGCTTTGTACTAACAGTAAGTGAGCACAGTGGATATTGGAGCAGCAAGTGGTTATCCTCTGTTGTCTTTGAGATCTGACCTGGTTTCCTAATTTACAGAAGTTTTCTCAGAATTAGGAGGGAAAATCACTGGCGTGTTGAAGCGCTGGCGGTCAGGAAGCCATGTGCTTACCTTGGAAGTCAAGTCAGTGGTTAATACTGAAGGGTAAGAGAAAGAAATTGGGAGGGCACAATTTGAAAATCGAATTGAAATAGATTGTTAACTAATGcttccaaattttatttattaattttgtaattatACCAAATGAAATCCTCACAAGCTACTCTGATTGCTTCACTTACCTCCATTTATATTCAAATCTCAATAAAATAAGTTTCAGCCTTTTCTTAATGAGGTGATGAAAAATGCTATCCCGTGGAAGAGTAGGGGATGCACATTCCAACATTACTTAGTCacctgtttgctttttaatgtttctATTGAATTTGTATTTACCTCGGGATTAAAGTATAAGCTGACATATTTGAATAAGGATATCTTTAAGCCATgagttcttaaatttttttaaaaaatggccaCACAGTTGGGTAAtagaaagagattttaaagcttGAAGGATGCTGAATAATGAGGACACTGTGTTACTGTTGATGAGATGCACAAAGCAGACCTGTAGAGATACAGGAGTCCCACTGTGGAGACAAGATGTTGGGTGGGTTTGTGGCAGCGATGGAAGGAGAAGCCTCCTCACTCCTGTAAAGAGGTGCAGGTTCCTcggggggtgctggtgggcagaGAGTGGGGAACTTCCCTCGGGAACCTGCCTGGGGCGGCGCAGAAGCAGGTGGTGGTGCCAGGAGCTGCCCGACGCGGGGAGAAAGGGTTAAAGCAGTGGTTCTGCCCTTCACACAGACAGGGCGGAAGCATTAGGGTTGTTGGCAGGTGGTTTGTTCCCTACGTGCTAGACAGCACTCAAACGCAAAAAGTATTCCCCATCCTCAGTGGCTGCACCATTTTACTGGGTAGCAGAGCTTTTAATTGCCAGCAAGAACTTGTCGATGACTACCATTTACTCACAAGTGTGTATCTCAGGTCACCTCTGAAGCTTTAAAGGggtttatatttattatttttgaaaggcaGGATTTTTATGCTTTTCAGAGTGGGTCTTTCTCACCAAAATAAGTGGTTCATAATGACTGGATTTTGGTCAGATTTTCCAGATGACTCTGGAGATCATTTTTAATGATCTgcattgtaaatttaaaaaaaaatacaacccaaaacaaaaagacTTTGCTCTTTAAATATAGGTGACTTTGTCCAAAATGAGCTAGAGCACAAACTAGGTTTGCTTTCCCAGTTAATAAAATGTGCTATTAATGGGACAGTGAGCAAATGTCACACTCACAGGTTGGTATCTATCAGAGCAAATCAAAGTCTACTGTTTGGCACAggaggtaaaaaaaccccacgttgTAATAAAATTGTCATGGGATCAGTGTCTCCTGCTTTGTAAATAAACATCTTGGCTTTGCCTCGGTATTTCTGTAACATCCGGAGACTATTATCCTGTGCTGGTGCTCTGGTTCATTGACAGTTTCACTTAAACAGTTAAACaataatttgaaatggaaaatgttcTGTCCATATTCCTTAATTCCTTTGTGggtctttttcccctccagttttttgtttttttttttttttttttttttttttttgtcaattgcTTTAGTAAGTTCATCTTATTTTTTGTTACACAGGCAAATACCGAACTGCTCACAAGCCTCATTCAAAGCCAAAAGTATCAAATGTTTTTGAGGTAGATTTTCCAGCAAATGGAAGCGATACAAAATCAGTGGGCCGTTTTCAGTCAGAGGAGGAGCTGTGGGCCCGCTTAGAAGAGCTCGAGAGACAAGAAGAGATACTTGGTGAACTTGACAGGTATAGTACTGCTGTAGCACGTTCAGGTTTGGAGTTCAGGAAGCTGTAGGTGTGGGATTCTGTGTGTGCACAGAGGATCTCGCTCTAAGTGCAGATAGCTGACTTAGACGGATGCAGTTAAAATTGTAATAGGTGGAAGAAGGATGGAAGATGAATGAAGTGTGCACTGCAAGGCCAAAGGTGCTAAAATCTGCCTCTGTGCAACCACAGCAGTCCAGAATTATAGTGTTTTTTCTTTGAGGTGATagaaaagggggaaggaaaatccatttccCACAGGCTCTGAAAATCCATCGTTTACAATGCAGGAGGTACACATTTAGTGTTTAATGACATCCTTAGATCTTTCCTGATCCTAAAGCAATAGATATATCATTAGCCAGAATGTCACAGTTTTGGTAATTCCAGTTGACATGGAAAGGATGTAGTGACTCTTATAATAAGAGTATAAAAAAAGTTCCACAGTCTGGCTAAAAGTATAGTACCTGGGTAAAGGAAATAACACACAGGCTTGTTCATTATGCCCGTGTCTCTCAAGAGTGCAGATCGCCTCAGTTCACTTAGATACTTTCCGTTTCACAGGATGCCTGATACAGTTGAGACAAATGGAGAAGATACAACCTCCtctgaagaggagaaggaagataaGAGGACAGATCTGAATGGGACGTATAGAGCAGAAGACTGTATTACTCAGGGCAACTTCCATAAAGAAGTAACAAATTCAGACTTGTTTGGTGGCCAAGTTAATGGCTCTACTTATTACCACAGTGATGATGAAGATGACATAGATGTTGGAGATAGCTCTGTtccaactatttttttctctcacactGTTGAACCTAAAAGGGTTTgtactaaattaatttttctctttctcttaacTGATCAAACATATATACTGTAtctaaaatagaaaattttaGATAATGTAGAATACTAACTGTAGGTGacttttatttggatttttttcgaATGCTTGAAACCCACTGTTTAAATCCTGCAGTTTCAAATATGGTATTTAAAAAGTGATCTTGAAATGTATACCTTGCTGTTCTGGCTTCTGGCTGTTGTAAAAGGTAGTGTCCTGTCTAgtttttaaaatgactttttacTTGACTTGAAATGGAATGTTGAAGAGCTCGGCTGTCGAGCAGAGTTCGAATAAGCACATTAGTGCAAAGAAATGCCCCAGCCTAGTGCAAGTGGTAGAGGATAATCAGTTCACACTATGAATGGTACTGCTCATACATTTGTTTAACTTAAGTACACTTCGTAGTCCCCAGCTGCTGGGATAGGAGAATGTCAGAAGGCAGTTGATCTGCAGCCTGGTGATTGTTGATCTTATGGTCTAGACCATCATTTGTGTTCAATTTTCAGGTAAgaataaacacaggaaaaaatactactttgaaattcagtgaaaagaaagaagaggccAAGCGTAAAAGGAAGAACAGCAATGGCAATGGCCACGCAACTCCAGAACTGCCGAACATCAAAACCCCAGCAGACATTTACCGGTGTGTAATTTATAGCGTTTGCGCGTGAGCTTTCCCCTCAGCAGaccttctcttttcatttctgctCACCTGTAGTATGAAACCGAGCCTACTATTTCCTGAAAGAAACAGCTGGAACTGAATTTActactttaaaatgaaagtttgtgGCTTCTGCATGGTTGTCGTGCTTTCATATCCATAAAACATTTCAGAgcttaaaatttccttttcaaCTAGTAATTCATCATTTATCTACTTTTTCAGAGCTTCTGCAATTGAGGTAAATTTGCCAGTGTATATCATCTGCATAAAGGAATACAGCAGTTTGTTACGGATTCTGGTTAATGCCCTGTCGtttgcttctgtgtttgttttcaaacGTTACTGACCAGATCTATCACTCCTTTCCCAGTTACTAATTGCTGgtttttgtctcttccttccagtatcttcagaATATACTCGGGTCGTTGTTTGCATGGTTTCTGTTGCATTTTCTCTCGCTCACTTTGGTCCTTTGCTGCCTCTATTCTCTGTAAAAACAAGTGCTTGCCTGTAGAACACCCGCTCTCAGCTTGAAAAACTATGTTGGGCTTAGAGGACTGTATAAAATACGAAACTAAGGTGACTAAGGAGAGTTAAAACAAGTATTTAGGTTTGTAAAGATGAACACAGACACCTATTAGATTGGTTGATTAAGTGCTTGTGAAAATCACACTGCATTTGTATGTTGCTGTATTCAGGCACCTAAACATCTTAAAAATGTGTCACAAAGTGTGAAAAGTTAAAACGCATCCTGTGATTACAGATGCTGGGGTTGAAGATGAGGTTAAGAATTCTTTCGTGGTGCTCTCCCTGAGCTCTGCAAAGGAACTCCATCTTCTGTAGAGATACGCAAGTGTTCCCTTGAGTGCCTGATGAATAAAGCTGTTAAAAAACAAGTAGCACCTTTAAAACTTACCCAGTCGTTGAGCTCCTCCTTTATGAGTTTGATAAAATCGGCTCTGTCTTCTAATGCCATTCCTTCTCCTTCACCCACCCTTAACTTCTTTAAGTCATGGAGACGGAGCACAAACTGTAGGAAGAGGCTTATCAGTTTATAGTCTGTTAATACTTGAAATGTGTCTTTGTGTTCATCTGAtctaaaatgctgattttttttttttttttttttaatggaaagcagAAGATTATGGCACCTGTCAGGAAAAAGCTTCATCCTTTCCATGTGCAATGAatgtttcaaatatttgtttttagaGTCTACATTTGACAAGGACTTCATTCTGGAAAACCTTCAGCCATTGTGACCTTCTCTTTTCTGACAGAAACAACCCTGACAATCGCTTAATTTACCTTTTTCCTAACTTTTTGTAACTCACACTAGTCTGTTTTCTAACACTTTTCAGAGCGCTATACATTTTCTGCTGCAAGAGTGTACCAACTTAATGCTTGAATAAAGGGCATATCAGTGTTTGCTTTGCAGAATTGATTCTTGTACGTTGGTAAATAAAATGCCTCTAAAGGTACAGTATTGTAATTCTGCAGTGAAAAAGTTGGAAAAGCACATCATAATTAATTTGTACAAAAGACAAAGCAAGATCACTGTAAATTTGTCATCTGATCCTGAAATGGTTTATTAAAGCTAACATTTTCCTTTATAGAGTCTTTGTTGATGTTGTGAATGGAGAATATGTCCCTCGTAAATCAATTTTGAAGTCTCGAAGCAGAGAGAACAGTGTTTGTAGCGATACCAGTGAGAACAGTGCTGCTGAGTTTGATGACAGACGAGGGGTTCAGAGGAGTGTTAGCTGTGATGAAGCTACTCAGAGTGACAACAGCGAAGGCatactggaggaagaggaggaggaggggcagcAGCAGCTACCGAAAAAGCCTCCTCCCTCTTCAGGGACAACCGAGGtacagtttttaattaattattgaTTGTTGGCAGGgataaaaatgagaaatctaATGACTGTAGTTGCCTATACCATCAgtttgatttctttaaaataattttctaactCCTACCTAGTTTGCTTCAGAAGGACATCATCAGGTGACCAGCTTCTGTCATACACATCCTAGGGCCAGAGCGGAGGAGATGAGTCCGGTGGCTTCCCCGAGACCTGAAGCTCTTCTGTAAagatcccacaaaaaaaaaaagaaaaacctaaaaaatcTGTGCTTCATAGTTAATGAATGAGAGGGAGGAGTGAATTCTCTGAGTGTTTTATCAATATCCTGGTGCAGAGCTACTAGACAGCTAGTTTCCAGGTGgtgtttttaagttttaaaacacacaaatatCTGAGTGATTATTTGGACTTGCCAAAGGCAGAGGAATTGCCATGTGGAAGGAGGCATTACTCCTCTATTCCCTATTCCAGACTCGGGCCGTTAGTGATCCCAAACAAGTCTGCTTTCACACGTTTGGAAAGTTCAGGGCTTCATCTTAAAGGAAAGAGACTGTAGGACATAAGGGAAAACGTACAGTTGCTTAGTGACTGGGTGAGGATGAGAATTAAATGTAGCCGCTGCTCAGAAATTCATGGCATAGAgtattcttcatttttattttgtgagaaCTTACACTAATTTTTTCAAACTAGATGAAACTGAGTTTTCAGTAGTTCCCAATGCAATGGGCAAGTTCAATGATAActctatttttagaaaaattatttttgacaagAACCGAATTCCTCCTAAAAGCTCTTGTTTATCGTCATTTTTCATACAAACAGCTACAGACAAATCCAGGCGGAATGTGACAGTTCATGGTGGAAGATCCATCTGTAGAGTTAGCACTTCACGGTGGATACTTCTGGGAATGTATTTGCTGTACTTTTATAAAACATCCAAGTACACCCTCGATGCTAGCCACTAGACCATTTTCTGAATATGGCATGATTATTCCCTACAATAGAATGTATTTTTGAAGTAACCGAAGGAGAGTGATCAAAACACTCCAGTCCAAGACATGCCTTCTTAAATGCTGCTGGTttgcttttggttgtttttgtggatgtttgaaatgcattatttttccGTGACCGTTTGCAACACACttaacttactttcttttttttgcttctaatttTACCATCGTCTTCTTAGGTTGTGTTTTGGTTACCTGTTTTTGAAAATGAGCGTGTTGTTAGAAGAACATAGTTGTGTACGGGCAAGGCTTTAGGCGTGCTTTGGCTAttggagcagaaaacaaaaaagcactgcTTTTTTGCAGGTCCTGCAAGAAAAGAAtggctggtttgttttgctttgtttttcttggtaACTGAGTTATGGAAAAGCAGAACTAAGCAGAGTTAATAAATCTGGTGTGCATTCCTTTGGGCCCAGTATGAGCATCAAACCTCAGATGTGAACTGCTTCCCCTTGTCCGTAGGCATTCAGAATTGTGTTTTCAATGCATAGTAGGGTGATTTGTTCTTAAATATGTTTATGAAAAGTAGTCCtgagttgctttttttccctcactgtTTTCCAAGAATCACAGTCATTTCTCAGCTAAGTTAAAAAGGATTAAATCTCAAATTGGCTGCATATAAATTATAACTTTTAACATTAAATGCTTTTATTAGACCTTTTGTGGAGAGAAATAGTTGGAAGCAAGTTTGCCGTTCTCTTAAGTATAAATTGCTTTCACCATTTTTTGATCATATTTGGTaaggagaaaagaacaaacaaaataatgtgcTTGCCAATTTGTGTGCAGTGTGTCAGCTTGATGCAATTACAATATATTAAGTCATAAAATATGACGTATGATGGAAATGCTGACATACTCCAACTTTGCAAAATCTCTCCATTTCTTCTCCAAAATGAAACTATATATTACATCAGCTGGTTTATTTCTTGAGCGTCTGTCAGTGAGGAAGCAAATTTTTAGATCATTTATGCAGTAGGAATGAGATTAAGTAGTACTTTTAAGACACTGTCTTTCATTCAGTCATCTTTGAACAAGCTATATTTTGAGGTTAATTACAATTTGGTTACTTATGCGAGGAACAATCATTGATTTAAAGATATTTCTTTACttttgattaaaagaaataacaatcCTAATCAGGCTAATATAGGGTAATGACCTTATGGGCATAGCttcacatttgcattttattagcTCATTTTGAGTATTCTCTTCTGTTACAGGCATTTTCCGGAACTGTTGTAGAAAAGGAGCCTTTGTCTCCCTCCTTAATACCACACCCAGTCATTGCTCACCCCGTCCTGCCGACCATTCTGGAGCGGAAATCGGAGGAAGTTTCGTCCGAAGCATCAGAAGAAACGACAAAGAGGATTTCAAAATTCAAAGCCTCCAGGATGCAGCAGAGTAACTAGATGCTGCCCAGCTTCACGGCTGTCGAGGCTGTGTAAAACCATAGGCGTTACACCTCCTGATTAAAAGGGTGTCCTCTGTTAATTTGGCGTTGGTTCTCTTTTAAACGTTTATTGgcaacatcacagaaaaaaaaaaaaaaaaaagaagttgggtGTTTGAACACTTGAGAATTCATCTTATTTTGTCGATTTCCCTGCGTGCTGTCAGCACCTTTGTATATGTTTGCCTTACGATAGCAGCACTTGGGTTCTTTTTCAAAAACTGTTCCTTACATACATTGTTTTTGTGTTTAAACCTAAATACAGGCAGTTTTGTGCCAGCTGTGATGTTCTACATACCATATGGACCATTTTAAGGAAACTTTTCACATTTCAAATAGATACACCAATTATATTGCATTACTTGCTTTAGCGTTTTAAGACACACTTGTATTCACATTGTCGTAGGTTTTGCAACTAGGTGTCTGCtgaaagtttttttccttctttcaaacCTCTCTGATATCTCACTGTACAGATCTATAAAACGCTGGGTTCATGTACATTGCAGGGAAGTTTCTTTGATGGAAAAGGgtattttgtaaaattaaattttcagtaaaaaagctgtgaaagttgtgtgtttttttgttgctttactaCTAATTTGGAAACAACACGGAGAGGTTTTTATTTTGAACTTGCTTTTCTAGCTTGAAGTTTTTACTACCACATGGACATAAAAGCAGTCCATTCTCTTCTGCCATTGTGTTTTAACCTCCTGCTAATGAATGTCCATGGAAATTGAATGCTCTTAAGGAGAGAAGCATAAACTCAGACTCTGATTACAAAATCTCCCAGTTCTTTTGTATACTCAGAAAACATTGTAATTGTCTTGGGAATGCCCAGAGGGAGTCGGCACTAAGGAGAAGTGTCTTAATGCTTcaactttatttcaaaatgcaacAGCGCTGCAGCACTCGGGGTATGGTTTTGTGTGTCCTTCTGACTGGGAGCCATCCTGGCTTGAGAAGTCcctgcccagcagctcctgcccgtCTTCTTGCCGTCCCCTCCCTTGTTCTGACACGGCTTTTGTTGGGCCACCCCTTGAATGATAATGGGCGGCGGAGCtgggtttaaaaaacaaactactgggtttgggtttggctttttttctttccaacactCGTGTGTGTATTTTTGAAGGCAGCGAGTTCCCTAATCTGTTTCTCGGCGTGTCTGCATCAGCACAGCGAGAGGGGTGATGTGTTGAGccaaggacaaggaaaaggtTGGCAGAGGGGAGCTGGAGTACCTTTTAAACTGGTGTTACTCTCCAGCTGGACATCATCAAACCACAGCCTGAAAAGTGAGgcaaaaggacctgggggtgtaaGGAAGGGTTTGCTTTTGGCCGCAGTTGGGTGGCTTTGCACACAGGCAGCCCGAGAGCCACCAGCATCTGGTTGTCCAGACCTTGGCCGCCCACGAGCGGGACGTCAGCTAACGCCGTTTCCTCACCTTCCCCTAAAACAACTGCTCCTTGCGCTGGTATCCTTTGCTCTCAGATCACAGCAGATGAGCTCATAGTGCAGCCTCCTGCCTTAAAACAGAGCCACCAACTCCCCCTTTTCTAACATTCTTCTCTCTGTGCTtaaaaggcaggaggaggcacTGGCACTTCTTTTTC
Encoded proteins:
- the URI1 gene encoding unconventional prefoldin RPB5 interactor 1 isoform X1 — protein: MEAPGGASPLSPALVGRLRQEHEKVVTSCQEKIQHWKKVESDYEALQERLSTLPDKLSYDIMVPFGPLAFMPGKLVHTNEVTVLLGDNWFSKCSAKQAVALVEHRKKHVRKALDDLQKVMKNFESRVEFTEDLQKMSDAAGDFVDIREEIEDGSIETKGKYRTAHKPHSKPKVSNVFEVDFPANGSDTKSVGRFQSEEELWARLEELERQEEILGELDRMPDTVETNGEDTTSSEEEKEDKRTDLNGTYRAEDCITQGNFHKEVTNSDLFGGQVNGSTYYHSDDEDDIDVGDSSVPTIFFSHTVEPKRVRINTGKNTTLKFSEKKEEAKRKRKNSNGNGHATPELPNIKTPADIYRVFVDVVNGEYVPRKSILKSRSRENSVCSDTSENSAAEFDDRRGVQRSVSCDEATQSDNSEGILEEEEEEGQQQLPKKPPPSSGTTEAFSGTVVEKEPLSPSLIPHPVIAHPVLPTILERKSEEVSSEASEETTKRISKFKASRMQQSN
- the URI1 gene encoding unconventional prefoldin RPB5 interactor 1 isoform X2, coding for MVPFGPLAFMPGKLVHTNEVTVLLGDNWFSKCSAKQAVALVEHRKKHVRKALDDLQKVMKNFESRVEFTEDLQKMSDAAGDFVDIREEIEDGSIETKGKYRTAHKPHSKPKVSNVFEVDFPANGSDTKSVGRFQSEEELWARLEELERQEEILGELDRMPDTVETNGEDTTSSEEEKEDKRTDLNGTYRAEDCITQGNFHKEVTNSDLFGGQVNGSTYYHSDDEDDIDVGDSSVPTIFFSHTVEPKRVRINTGKNTTLKFSEKKEEAKRKRKNSNGNGHATPELPNIKTPADIYRVFVDVVNGEYVPRKSILKSRSRENSVCSDTSENSAAEFDDRRGVQRSVSCDEATQSDNSEGILEEEEEEGQQQLPKKPPPSSGTTEAFSGTVVEKEPLSPSLIPHPVIAHPVLPTILERKSEEVSSEASEETTKRISKFKASRMQQSN